In Thermoleophilaceae bacterium, the DNA window CTGGCTCTGCTTGGCGCGGTAGCGCTGGCAGCGCCGGCGGCGGCGTCGGCGGAGTTCCCGGGAGGGGTGCTGCCGCAGGAGCTCTATGAGGAGTTCGGCGCCTGCCCGAGCGCGGCAGACTTCCCTGAGGGGACTCTCGCGCTCTACTGCGCGCATGTCACGGCCTACGACGGCGAGATCAAGCTAGGCAATGTGGAAGCGACCATCGACGAGCCGTTGGAGATCCTCGCGGGGATCGGCTTTCGTGACGGCCAGATCGTGATGCTGCCGGTTGGCGAAGGGGCAGACGATGGCGGCGAAGGAAGCAGCGGCGGCCAGGGGGGCGGAGGTGCCGGGGGGTTCGACCCGGTCGAGATCTCGGGCGGGATCCTGGGGATCCCCGAGCTCGATCCGGTGATCCAGAACGAGCCGCTCGGGTTGCTGCGGCTGACGGCAACGCCGCAGCTCGGCGCCATCAGCGCCGGCTCTGCGGACCTGACGCCGAGCCACCTGAACCCGATCACGCTGCCGCTGTCGATCAAGCTCAACAACACGCTGTTCGGCGACGACTGTCAGATCGGCACATCGGAGGACCCGATCGTGATCAACCTCACGACGGGAACGACCGAGCCGCCGGAGGGGGTCCAGCCGATCTCCGGCACGGCGCCGTCTGTGATCGACCAGCAGTTCTGGTGGAACTATGCGTTCGTGGGCGAGCCGCAGGCGGTCTTCGCCTCGGGCACCGGGGCGCGCTCGGTCGACAACACGTTCGTCGTACCGGCGGCGAAGGGCTGCGATCTGCTGCCTCAGGAGGCCCACGACGGCGTCGAGGAGCTCAACGACGGCTTGGAGCAGGCGCTCGGCGAGGACCTGCCGCTCGACGAGCTGCTGGGCTCGGAAGCGGGCCTCTTCGACCCGCTGATCAACGCCAACGCGGGGCTGCCGTCGGCGGTCGGCAACAACCACATGAAGATCAGCGTCGACTCGCGCTGGATCGACTACGGCGCCGTGCAGGTCATCAAGGAGGACCTGGAGCCGCTGTGGTCGGCGCAGCCGGGCACGATCGACTTCGGCGAGGTGCCCGTCGGTGAGTCGGTGACAGAGACGGCAACGATCGAGAACACCCGCTCGACACCGATCACCCTCGGCTCGCTGGCCGGGTTCACGTCGGCCGGCCACGACTACGAGCTTGCCAGCAACAGTTGCGCTGAGCAGACACTGGATCCAGGAGAACAGTGCCAGGTCGAGCTGCGCTTCTCGCCGACCGAAGCCGGCGAGGCGAAGGCGGCTCAGTTCGTCCAGGCCGTTGAGGGAGAGCCTCTTGACGGGCCCCGCTACCACCATCACCCACAAGTTTGGGCGGAGGGAACCGGCGTCTGAACTGATGCCGACCCGTCACAACCGACAAGATGCAAACGGGGCCCGGCACATGCCGGGCCCCGTGGTCTGGTCGAGCGCGTAGGCGGCGCCAGCCGCCTTTCGGTCGCGCCTGACGCAGCCTCTGCCAGAAGGCCGCGAACGCACCTTGCCACGACATGCTAGGAGGTCGCCGAGGGCCGGCCATGCGACGCAGCACCCACCGGTCCGCTAAATCGTCCGGGCCTTTATCCACGCGGTGATCCGCTCGTGGCTGGCCTCGCCGGCCGCGACACAAGCGAAGCGACTGGGGGCCTCCGAGGCCCGGGCTGGTCGATCGCGGGGCCTTCTTGCGTTACGGGTCGGTATTCGAAAGGGACAAGGCGAGGGCCCGGCGGTCTTGCCGAGCCCTCGCCCAGAAGTCACTCGATCCCCCGTTTAGGGGTCGACCCCGAACCCCCCGAGGACCGCGAACGGCTTCTTCCGGAACGCAAGCGCGGTCTTGTCTTGCAGGAACCGGCCGCGCTTCTGACCCGCCGAGCTGGGCGTGAAGCGGAGGTCAACGCCGCACTCCTCGCCGGGGGCGATCGTCTGGCCGGCGCACCTGTCTTCGACCACCTCGAACTGATCGTCGTCGGCGAAGTCAGGGTCGAGGCCCGCCTCCGCCGGGACGGACATCGGCCCCTCCGCCACGTTTCGAACCGTCAGCGTCTCGACCTCGCTCTGGCTACCGACTTCGACGTCGCCGAACTGGACCGGCCAGGCGAAGAACTCGATGGGAACATCGCCGCGCGCGATCCGCGCAAGGTCCCAGTCGGCAAAGGCCGTATCCACGCTGATCTTCATGTGGTTGCGCCCGGCGGGAGCGGGCAAGCCGGTCTGACTGTTGATCACGCTGTCGAGGTTGACGAGCGAGGCAAACGGCGTGCCGCCGAGGCCGAGCCCTCTCAGCGTGTC includes these proteins:
- a CDS encoding choice-of-anchor D domain-containing protein, with the protein product MLPQELYEEFGACPSAADFPEGTLALYCAHVTAYDGEIKLGNVEATIDEPLEILAGIGFRDGQIVMLPVGEGADDGGEGSSGGQGGGGAGGFDPVEISGGILGIPELDPVIQNEPLGLLRLTATPQLGAISAGSADLTPSHLNPITLPLSIKLNNTLFGDDCQIGTSEDPIVINLTTGTTEPPEGVQPISGTAPSVIDQQFWWNYAFVGEPQAVFASGTGARSVDNTFVVPAAKGCDLLPQEAHDGVEELNDGLEQALGEDLPLDELLGSEAGLFDPLINANAGLPSAVGNNHMKISVDSRWIDYGAVQVIKEDLEPLWSAQPGTIDFGEVPVGESVTETATIENTRSTPITLGSLAGFTSAGHDYELASNSCAEQTLDPGEQCQVELRFSPTEAGEAKAAQFVQAVEGEPLDGPRYHHHPQVWAEGTGV